In Euphorbia lathyris chromosome 10, ddEupLath1.1, whole genome shotgun sequence, a single genomic region encodes these proteins:
- the LOC136209074 gene encoding uncharacterized protein isoform X2: protein MSDDGTTQGSPKRKKTRGPSMGLKHKPNVIRELEWDEFNRPFGKFASEYSSYIRVICRGKVPVRYKKWNQVPKGLKDTLWEDIQREFCLPNDHRKKSVVLRTCNEAWRRWKYTLNRKFIRIKKASNKTMPYQDGRMSKEDFDLYAKYVNTDGFKAISDKAKVSKSYDEHPHYMGRASYAQNEVRWRKKGLYSLLSGEESSNGVASGLLLRGQNWILGRSKIDKDGNLIVPNEKTRQVKEKYDHWEQKKKDGEFVPNRSDDILSRSTERHEHSGRVRGIGGMVGHRTVFGPCSKTGGMTRDQYIDVMVKLDPQKQTQSEFMREQFKKMLEEMGIQIPSQSDAPDCFRPLDGASPTPVDSLPVDRASPALGKSSCHSGGIDPFVDIQVPKQCQVLLLVEGERVVVAHGVIHPEMKVNHGMTINPENVVVNIDDYENDYGDIPVPVPSEHIQILGEASGSFTQWPKNLILLLGDKASCSKGDTSKKKHDQSANESVIQKKKLDLNEVALPKLTKKCNYMRRMLDENPTHDMFEMLDDHVFGSEEEIKIFIGREDVDQLLHGEWLSTSVLEVFITGLKTMHNRHLDSVGFMCSHLISSTTINSKQEVRCRKYMIDALIKYKGKRLILCPYHDSGHWILLVLCTENNEVYVFDPKRTSSKFVNSPVKEHMSSAFLGYQQMESKRKAKPPLKWIVAKCPQQKGSTECGYFVMRYMLDIILQHRDFQELKDVFGRTTPYTEDELNEVLDIWASRFISFLCCAMN, encoded by the exons ATGAGTGATGATGGGACCACTCAAGGCTCACCAAAGCGAAAGAAGACACGAGGCCCATCAATGGGGCTAAAGCACAAGCCGAATGTTATTAGAGAGCTTGAATGGGACGAATTTAACCGTCCTTTTGGTAAATTTGCTTCAGAGTACTCATCTTATATCAGAGTCATTTGTCGGGGAAAAGTCCCGGTTCGGTATAAAAAGTGGAATCAAGTGCCCAAAGGTTTGAAGGACACATTATGGGAAGATATTCAG AGGGAGTTCTGCCTTCCAAACGATCATAGGAAGAAATCAGTAGTGTTACGTACATGTAATGAGGCTTGGAGGCGATGGAAATATACTTTGAACAGGAAGTTTATCCGCATTAAAAAGGCTAGCAATAAAACAATGCCATATCAAGATGGTCGAATGTCTAAAGAGGACTTTGACTTGTATGCCAAGTATGTCAATACAGATGGATTCAAG GCCATTAGTGATAAAGCTAAAGTAAGCAAGTCTTACGATGAACATCCTCATTATATGGGACGGGcgtcatatgctcaaaatgaaGTTCGATGGCGCAAGAAAGGGTTATATTCCTTATTAAGCGGTGAGGAATCAAGCAACGGTGTGGCTAGTGGTTTATTGCTTAGGGGGCAAAATTGGATTCTTGGAAGAAGCAAAATAGATAAAGACGGTAATTTGATTGTGCCAAATGAGAAGACTAGAcaagtaaaagaaaaatat GATCATTGGgagcaaaagaagaaagatgGGGAATTTGTGCCTAATAGATCGGACGATATCTTAAGTCGTTCCACAGAAAGGCATGAGCATAGTGGTCGTGTACGTGGAATTGGTGGTATGGTGGGTCATAGAACTGTGTTCGGCCCTTGTAGTAAGACCGGCGGCATGACTCGGGATCAGTACATAGATGTAATGGTTAAGTTGGATCCGCAGAAGCAAACGCAGTCGGAGTTTATGAGGGaacaatttaaaaaaatgctTGAAGAAATGGGAATACAGATACCAAGTCAATCGGATGCTCCTGATTGTTTTAGGCCGCTTGATGGCGCTTCCCCTACCCCTGTGGATTCTTTGCCAGTTGATAGGGCTTCACCTGCATTAGGCAAAAGTAGTTGTCATTCTGGTGGTATTGATCCTTTTGTTGACATACAG GTACCTAAACAATGTCAAGTATTATTGTTGGTTGAGGGTGAGCGAGTTGTTGTTGCTCATGGGGTTATTCACCCAGAAATGAAAGTCAATCACGGAATGACAATCAATCCTGAAAATGTGGTTGTCAACATTGACGATTATGAAAATGATTATGGAGATATACCTGTTCCAGTGCCATCAGAACATATTCAAATTCTCGGTGAAGCTAGTGGATCTTTCACACAGTGGCCAAAGAATTTGATTCTGCTTTTAGGAGATAAG GCAAGCTGTTCGAAGGGGGATACAAGTAAAAAGAAACATGATCAAAGTGCAAATGAGTCGgtgatacaaaaaaaaaagttagatcTTAATGAGGTTGCCTTACCGAAGTTGACTAAGAAGTGCAATTATATGCGGAGAATGTTGGATGAAAATCCCACACATGACATGTTTGAGATGCTTGATGACCATGTTTTTGGGAGTGAAGAAGAGATTAAGATTTTTATTGGAAGAGAAGATGTGGATCAGCTACTACATGGGGAGTGGCTTAGTACTTCAGTGTTGGAAGTGTTCATTAC tgGTTTGAAAACTATGCACAATCGTCACCTTGACTCTGTTGGATTCATGTGCTCGCATTTGATTTCGTCTACCACGATAAATTCAAAGCAGGAAGTCCGGTGTAGGAAATACATGATAGACGCACTCATAAAATACAAAGGCAAACGTCTCATCCTTTGTCCATACCATGACAG CGGTCATTGGATTCTTCTTGTGCTATGTACAGAGAATAATGAGGTCTATGTTTTTGATCCAAAAAGGACTTCATCGAAGTTTGTAAACAGTCCAGTCAAGGAACACATGAGTAGTGCTTTCTTGGGATATCAGCAGATGGAATCTAAAAGGAAGGCTAAACCACCTTTGAAATGGATTGTTGCAAAG TGTCCTCAACAAAAAGGATCTACAGAGTGCGGATACTTTGTAATGCGATACATGTTGGATATAATTTTGCAACACCGAGATTTCCAAGAGTTAAAAGAT GTTTTTGGAAGAACTACACCGTATACCGAGGACGAGCTTAATGAGGTTTTGGATATTTGGGCATCACGGTTCATATCCTTTTTATGTTGCGCCATGAATTAG
- the LOC136209074 gene encoding uncharacterized protein isoform X4, with amino-acid sequence MSDDGTTQGSPKRKKTRGPSMGLKHKPNVIRELEWDEFNRPFGKFASEYSSYIRVICRGKVPVRYKKWNQVPKGLKDTLWEDIQREFCLPNDHRKKSVVLRTCNEAWRRWKYTLNRKFIRIKKASNKTMPYQDGRMSKEDFDLYAKYVNTDGFKAISDKAKVSKSYDEHPHYMGRASYAQNEVRWRKKGLYSLLSGEESSNGVASGLLLRGQNWILGRSKIDKDGNLIVPNEKTRQVKEKYDHWEQKKKDGEFVPNRSDDILSRSTERHEHSGRVRGIGGMVGHRTVFGPCSKTGGMTRDQYIDVMVKLDPQKQTQSEFMREQFKKMLEEMGIQIPSQSDAPDCFRPLDGASPTPVDSLPVDRASPALGKSSCHSGGIDPFVDIQVPKQCQVLLLVEGERVVVAHGVIHPEMKVNHGMTINPENVVVNIDDYENDYGDIPVPVPSEHIQILGEASGSFTQWPKNLILLLGDKASCSKGDTSKKKHDQSANESVIQKKKLDLNEVALPKLTKKCNYMRRMLDENPTHDMFEMLDDHVFGSEEEIKIFIGREDVDQLLHGEWLSTSVLEVFITGLKTMHNRHLDSVGFMCSHLISSTTINSKQEVRCRKYMIDALIKYKGKRLILCPYHDRE; translated from the exons ATGAGTGATGATGGGACCACTCAAGGCTCACCAAAGCGAAAGAAGACACGAGGCCCATCAATGGGGCTAAAGCACAAGCCGAATGTTATTAGAGAGCTTGAATGGGACGAATTTAACCGTCCTTTTGGTAAATTTGCTTCAGAGTACTCATCTTATATCAGAGTCATTTGTCGGGGAAAAGTCCCGGTTCGGTATAAAAAGTGGAATCAAGTGCCCAAAGGTTTGAAGGACACATTATGGGAAGATATTCAG AGGGAGTTCTGCCTTCCAAACGATCATAGGAAGAAATCAGTAGTGTTACGTACATGTAATGAGGCTTGGAGGCGATGGAAATATACTTTGAACAGGAAGTTTATCCGCATTAAAAAGGCTAGCAATAAAACAATGCCATATCAAGATGGTCGAATGTCTAAAGAGGACTTTGACTTGTATGCCAAGTATGTCAATACAGATGGATTCAAG GCCATTAGTGATAAAGCTAAAGTAAGCAAGTCTTACGATGAACATCCTCATTATATGGGACGGGcgtcatatgctcaaaatgaaGTTCGATGGCGCAAGAAAGGGTTATATTCCTTATTAAGCGGTGAGGAATCAAGCAACGGTGTGGCTAGTGGTTTATTGCTTAGGGGGCAAAATTGGATTCTTGGAAGAAGCAAAATAGATAAAGACGGTAATTTGATTGTGCCAAATGAGAAGACTAGAcaagtaaaagaaaaatat GATCATTGGgagcaaaagaagaaagatgGGGAATTTGTGCCTAATAGATCGGACGATATCTTAAGTCGTTCCACAGAAAGGCATGAGCATAGTGGTCGTGTACGTGGAATTGGTGGTATGGTGGGTCATAGAACTGTGTTCGGCCCTTGTAGTAAGACCGGCGGCATGACTCGGGATCAGTACATAGATGTAATGGTTAAGTTGGATCCGCAGAAGCAAACGCAGTCGGAGTTTATGAGGGaacaatttaaaaaaatgctTGAAGAAATGGGAATACAGATACCAAGTCAATCGGATGCTCCTGATTGTTTTAGGCCGCTTGATGGCGCTTCCCCTACCCCTGTGGATTCTTTGCCAGTTGATAGGGCTTCACCTGCATTAGGCAAAAGTAGTTGTCATTCTGGTGGTATTGATCCTTTTGTTGACATACAG GTACCTAAACAATGTCAAGTATTATTGTTGGTTGAGGGTGAGCGAGTTGTTGTTGCTCATGGGGTTATTCACCCAGAAATGAAAGTCAATCACGGAATGACAATCAATCCTGAAAATGTGGTTGTCAACATTGACGATTATGAAAATGATTATGGAGATATACCTGTTCCAGTGCCATCAGAACATATTCAAATTCTCGGTGAAGCTAGTGGATCTTTCACACAGTGGCCAAAGAATTTGATTCTGCTTTTAGGAGATAAG GCAAGCTGTTCGAAGGGGGATACAAGTAAAAAGAAACATGATCAAAGTGCAAATGAGTCGgtgatacaaaaaaaaaagttagatcTTAATGAGGTTGCCTTACCGAAGTTGACTAAGAAGTGCAATTATATGCGGAGAATGTTGGATGAAAATCCCACACATGACATGTTTGAGATGCTTGATGACCATGTTTTTGGGAGTGAAGAAGAGATTAAGATTTTTATTGGAAGAGAAGATGTGGATCAGCTACTACATGGGGAGTGGCTTAGTACTTCAGTGTTGGAAGTGTTCATTAC tgGTTTGAAAACTATGCACAATCGTCACCTTGACTCTGTTGGATTCATGTGCTCGCATTTGATTTCGTCTACCACGATAAATTCAAAGCAGGAAGTCCGGTGTAGGAAATACATGATAGACGCACTCATAAAATACAAAGGCAAACGTCTCATCCTTTGTCCATACCATGACAG AGAATAA
- the LOC136209074 gene encoding uncharacterized protein isoform X3, with translation MSDDGTTQGSPKRKKTRGPSMGLKHKPNVIRELEWDEFNRPFGKFASEYSSYIRVICRGKVPVRYKKWNQVPKGLKDTLWEDIQREFCLPNDHRKKSVVLRTCNEAWRRWKYTLNRKFIRIKKASNKTMPYQDGRMSKEDFDLYAKYVNTDGFKAISDKAKVSKSYDEHPHYMGRASYAQNEVRWRKKGLYSLLSGEESSNGVASGLLLRGQNWILGRSKIDKDGNLIVPNEKTRQVKEKYDHWEQKKKDGEFVPNRSDDILSRSTERHEHSGRVRGIGGMVGHRTVFGPCSKTGGMTRDQYIDVMVKLDPQKQTQSEFMREQFKKMLEEMGIQIPSQSDAPDCFRPLDGASPTPVDSLPVDRASPALGKSSCHSGGIDPFVDIQVPKQCQVLLLVEGERVVVAHGVIHPEMKVNHGMTINPENVVVNIDDYENDYGDIPVPVPSEHIQILGEASGSFTQWPKNLILLLGDKASCSKGDTSKKKHDQSANESVIQKKKLDLNEVALPKLTKKCNYMRRMLDENPTHDMFEMLDDHVFGSEEEIKIFIGREDVDQLLHGEWLSTSVLEVFITGLKTMHNRHLDSVGFMCSHLISSTTINSKQEVRCRKYMIDALIKYKGKRLILCPYHDSSQVGPIFVQLQSVTFLIKGGYSMFVY, from the exons ATGAGTGATGATGGGACCACTCAAGGCTCACCAAAGCGAAAGAAGACACGAGGCCCATCAATGGGGCTAAAGCACAAGCCGAATGTTATTAGAGAGCTTGAATGGGACGAATTTAACCGTCCTTTTGGTAAATTTGCTTCAGAGTACTCATCTTATATCAGAGTCATTTGTCGGGGAAAAGTCCCGGTTCGGTATAAAAAGTGGAATCAAGTGCCCAAAGGTTTGAAGGACACATTATGGGAAGATATTCAG AGGGAGTTCTGCCTTCCAAACGATCATAGGAAGAAATCAGTAGTGTTACGTACATGTAATGAGGCTTGGAGGCGATGGAAATATACTTTGAACAGGAAGTTTATCCGCATTAAAAAGGCTAGCAATAAAACAATGCCATATCAAGATGGTCGAATGTCTAAAGAGGACTTTGACTTGTATGCCAAGTATGTCAATACAGATGGATTCAAG GCCATTAGTGATAAAGCTAAAGTAAGCAAGTCTTACGATGAACATCCTCATTATATGGGACGGGcgtcatatgctcaaaatgaaGTTCGATGGCGCAAGAAAGGGTTATATTCCTTATTAAGCGGTGAGGAATCAAGCAACGGTGTGGCTAGTGGTTTATTGCTTAGGGGGCAAAATTGGATTCTTGGAAGAAGCAAAATAGATAAAGACGGTAATTTGATTGTGCCAAATGAGAAGACTAGAcaagtaaaagaaaaatat GATCATTGGgagcaaaagaagaaagatgGGGAATTTGTGCCTAATAGATCGGACGATATCTTAAGTCGTTCCACAGAAAGGCATGAGCATAGTGGTCGTGTACGTGGAATTGGTGGTATGGTGGGTCATAGAACTGTGTTCGGCCCTTGTAGTAAGACCGGCGGCATGACTCGGGATCAGTACATAGATGTAATGGTTAAGTTGGATCCGCAGAAGCAAACGCAGTCGGAGTTTATGAGGGaacaatttaaaaaaatgctTGAAGAAATGGGAATACAGATACCAAGTCAATCGGATGCTCCTGATTGTTTTAGGCCGCTTGATGGCGCTTCCCCTACCCCTGTGGATTCTTTGCCAGTTGATAGGGCTTCACCTGCATTAGGCAAAAGTAGTTGTCATTCTGGTGGTATTGATCCTTTTGTTGACATACAG GTACCTAAACAATGTCAAGTATTATTGTTGGTTGAGGGTGAGCGAGTTGTTGTTGCTCATGGGGTTATTCACCCAGAAATGAAAGTCAATCACGGAATGACAATCAATCCTGAAAATGTGGTTGTCAACATTGACGATTATGAAAATGATTATGGAGATATACCTGTTCCAGTGCCATCAGAACATATTCAAATTCTCGGTGAAGCTAGTGGATCTTTCACACAGTGGCCAAAGAATTTGATTCTGCTTTTAGGAGATAAG GCAAGCTGTTCGAAGGGGGATACAAGTAAAAAGAAACATGATCAAAGTGCAAATGAGTCGgtgatacaaaaaaaaaagttagatcTTAATGAGGTTGCCTTACCGAAGTTGACTAAGAAGTGCAATTATATGCGGAGAATGTTGGATGAAAATCCCACACATGACATGTTTGAGATGCTTGATGACCATGTTTTTGGGAGTGAAGAAGAGATTAAGATTTTTATTGGAAGAGAAGATGTGGATCAGCTACTACATGGGGAGTGGCTTAGTACTTCAGTGTTGGAAGTGTTCATTAC tgGTTTGAAAACTATGCACAATCGTCACCTTGACTCTGTTGGATTCATGTGCTCGCATTTGATTTCGTCTACCACGATAAATTCAAAGCAGGAAGTCCGGTGTAGGAAATACATGATAGACGCACTCATAAAATACAAAGGCAAACGTCTCATCCTTTGTCCATACCATGACAG CAGCCAAGTTGGACCAATTTTTGTGCAGTTGCAGAGTGTTACTTTTTTAATAAAGGGCGGTTACTCTATGTTTGTTTATTGA
- the LOC136209074 gene encoding uncharacterized protein isoform X1, whose protein sequence is MDRSWMYGNRASVEFLRGLGEFSKVAIEFQSKSGSIRCPCCHCNNMRCPDEIYVVQDHLICGGFKKNYTSWTWHGEMFDNAESSTKAVSHQVGDADVENDSEVEVDRINDMMHDVEDDFTECPGMYDRILSSSETPLYPSCTTFTILSAVLKLFNLKVSHSWTDKSFTELLQILKKMLPDGNEVPISTYEAKKLMCPMGMEYEKIHACRNDCVLYRNDYADMQAYPRCGVSRYKRKDNDSCLRKKGVPAKVLWYLPIIPRFKRLFSDENNAKLLRWHDEGRKKDGLMRHPADSSQWRTIDRKFKDFGQEVRNLRLGLCTDGMNPFGTLSTQYSTWPVLLTIYNLPSWLCMKRRYIMLSVLISGPKQPGNDIDVYLAPLIDDLKLLWDEGVSVFDAYSRTNFTLHAMIFCTINDFPAYGNLPGYTVKGKMACPICEDDMEAVRLHHCGKHVYMNHRRFLPLNHPFRRKKKAFNGTTEKKKARLPLCGSEVYDRVKGIETVFGKPNKSNTMGGYKKMSIFWKLPYWEHLEVRHCLDVMHIEKNVCDAIVGTLLNMSGKTKDGVNARRDMAEMGRSELAPQERGKRYYLPPACYTLSKAEKTSFCESLHGLKVPAGYCSNFRRIVSLTDLKLVGMKSHDCHVLMQQFLPVAIRGILPPQVRYTITRLCLFFHTICSQVIDPTRLDALQADIVQTMCGFEMYFPPSFFDVMPNLVVHIVCEIKLCGPVCLRYMYPFEREMGTLKGSVMNLARPEASIVQRTVAEEVASWCSQYLADTKEIGVPKSRHYDRLHGKGTVGRKSITLSAELLGNAELYVLQTLSEVHPYLDEHMAFLRSTNPSKTDAELMKLHNKSFIRWFKSRVMSEVTSNSDVSSTLRWLAYGCKIVVSSYEGYDINGYSFYTKRQDDKSVMQNSGVTVVGLSSEYASARDKTLIEKRRSYYGFIDSIFELDYVEFKIALLQCKWVDSSRGIQNDEHGFLTLVNFNRLGHHGDPFILASQAKQVFYMVDPVDPQLSIVLEGKRRILGIDDVVDEEEYDEQFDETACSPFDIPTIDVVHEVDTNFTRQDHDEGFYVTI, encoded by the coding sequence ATGGATCGAAGTTGGATGTATGGTAATCGAGCTTCCGTTGAGTTCCTACGAGGGTTGGGTGAGTTTAGTAAGGTTGCCATTGAATTCCAATCAAAAAGTGGTTCAATTCGTTGTCCTTGTTGTCACTGCAATAACATGAGGTGTCCAGACGAGATATATGTAGTCCAAGATCACTTAATTTGTGGGGggtttaaaaaaaactatacaaGTTGGACATGGCATGGTGAGATGTTTGATAATGCAGAGAGCTCAACTAAGGCAGTCAGTCATCAGGTGGGTGATGCTGATGTTGAAAACGATAGTGAGGTGGAGGTGGATAGGATTAACGATATGATGCATGATGTAGAGGACGATTTTACAGAGTGTCCTGGTATGTATGATAGAATTTTGAGTTCCTCTGAGACACCATTATATCCTAGTTGTACAACATTCACGATACTTTCAGCTGTCCTTAAATTATTCAACTTGAAGGTGAGCCACAGTTGGACTGACAAGAGTTTTACAGAACTGTtgcaaattttgaaaaaaatgctTCCCGATGGAAACGAAGTACCGATCTCGACTTATGAGGCAAAGAAACTCATGTGCCCTATGGGTATGGAGTATGAGAAGATACATGCATGTAGGAATGATTGCGTGTTGTATCGAAATGACTATGCAGATATGCAAGCATATCCAAGGTGCGGAGTGTCTCGTTACAAGAGAAAGGACAATGATTCATGTTTAAGGAAGAAAGGGGTTCCGGCTAAGGTGTTATGGTATCTTCCAATTATACCGAGATTTAAACGCCTTTTCTCGGATGAAAATAATGCCAAACTATTACGGTGGCATGATGAAGGGAGGAAGAAAGATGGGTTAATGAGGCATCCAGCCGATTCTTCGCAGTGGCGAACCATTGATCGGAAGTTCAAGGATTTCGGTCAGGAAGTTCGGAATCTTAGACTCGGTCTTTGTACCGATGGGATGAATCCTTTCGGAACACTTAGTACCCAGTACAGCACCTGGCCTGTCCTATTAACCATATACAATTTGCCTTCTTGGTTATGTATGAAACGTAGATACATAATGTTATCCGTTCTCATCTCTGGGCCCAAACAACCTGGAAACGACATAGATGTCTACCTAGCTCCACTCATTGATGACCTAAAGTTGTTGTGGGATGAAGGTGTGTCGGTGTTCGATGCATATAGTAGAACGAATTTCACATTGCATGCCATGATTTTTTGTACAATAAATGACTTTCCCGCTTATGGAAATCTGCCAGGATACACTGTAAAAGGAAAAATGGCATGTCCGATTTGTGAGGATGATATGGAAGCAGTGCGTCTACACCATTGTGGGAAACATGTGTACATGAATCATCGTAGGTTTCTCCCTCTAAACCATCCTTTTCGTAGAAAGAAGAAAGCTTTTAATGGAACAACAGAGAAGAAAAAAGCTCGTTTGCCATTATGTGGAAGTGAGGTGTATGATCGGGTTAAAGGCATCGAAACTGTTTTTGGTAAACCTAATAAAAGCAATACAATGGGCGGTTATAAGAAGATGTCAATATTTTGGAAACTTCCATACTGGGAACATTTGGAAGTCAGACATTGCTTAGACGTGATGCATATTGAGAAAAATGTTTGTGATGCCATTGTTGGAACACTTTTGAACATGTCAGGGAAAACGAAGGATGGGGTAAATGCAAGAAGAGACATGGCTGAAATGGGTCGATCCGAGTTGGCACCGCAAGAGAGAGGGAAACGCTACTATCTTCCACCAGCTTGCTACACACTTTCTAAGGCAGAAAAAACTAGCTTTTGTGAGTCATTGCATGGATTGAAAGTACCCGCTGGGTATTGTTCAAATTTTCGTAGAATTGTATCATTAACCGATTTAAAATTAGTTGGAATGAAATCCCACGATTGTCATGTGCTGATGCAACAATTCTTACCGGTTGCAATTCGGGGAATATTGCCACCACAAGTTAGGTATACTATTACAAGATTGTGTCTCTTTTTCCACACTATTTGTAGTCAGGTGATTGATCCAACTAGATTAGATGCCTTGCAAGCTGATATTGTCCAGACAATGTGTGGATTTGAAATGTATTTCCCACCATCATTCTTTGACGTGATGCCTAATTTGGTTGTTCATAttgtttgtgaaattaaattatgtGGACCAGTGTGTCTGAGATACATGTATCCTTTTGAACGAGAAATGGGTACCTTAAAAGGCAGTGTGATGAATCTAGCCCGACCTGAAGCTAGTATTGTCCAACGAACAGTAGCTGAGGAAGTTGCATCATGGTGTTCTCAGTATCTAGCAGACACAAAAGAAATCGGTGTGCCAAAATCTCGTCATTATGATAGGCTTCATGGTAAGGGTACTGTTGGTCGCAAAAGTATAACACTTAGCGCTGAACTGTTGGGAAATGCAGAACTTTATGTGTTGCAAACTCTTTCTGAAGTTCATCCTTACCTCGATGAGCATATGGCATTTCTTAGAAGTACAAATCCTAGTAAAACCGATGCTGAGTTGATGAAGTTGCATAATAAATCTTTCATACGGTGGTTCAAGAGTCGGGTGATGTCTGAAGTAACTAGCAATAGTGACGTATCTTCCACATTGAGATGGTTAGCATATGGATGTAAAATTGTTGTATCCTCTTATGAAGGGTACGACATCAACGGCTATTCTTTTTACACTAAGCGACAAGATGACAAATCGGTTATGCAGAACAGTGGAGTTACAGTTGTAGGTTTGTCATCAGAATATGCTAGTGCGAGGGATAAAACGTTGATTGAAAAGAGAAGGTCATACTATGGATTCATTGACTCAATATTTGAGCTAGATTATGTAGAATTTAAGATTGCCTTATTACAATGTAAGTGGGTTGATAGTAGTCGCGGTATCCAGAACGATGAACATGGGTTCTTAACCTTAGTAAACTTCAATCGATTGGGGCATCATGGAGATCCATTCATATTAGCATCACAAGCAAAACAAGTGTTTTACATGGTTGACCCTGTTGATCCTCAATTATCCATTGTGCTTGAAGGAAAGAGACGCATACTTGGCATTgatgatgtagttgatgaagaaGAATACGATGAACAATTTGACGAGACTGCGTGTTCACCATTCGATATCCCTACAATTGATGTTGTTCATGAGGTCGACACAAATTTTACTCGACAGGATCATGACGAAGGCTTTTATGTTACAATATGA